In one Moritella sp. 5 genomic region, the following are encoded:
- a CDS encoding LA_2272 family surface repeat-containing protein gives MGFKKIGMAILVTLSLSQTAVANEVPAQFSTVGLNAPKSQDVNGFRFSLFHGQTEKVQGFDMAVFGLSEVDKLDGVSFNLLLGASKVNEEFSGASFGLFNWHLGQDTGFNMALVNNTSHVKGVNLAMVNLSKTVAGANIGLINYSDRLSLVDFGVMNYAKTTKFQFGLFNVTENLQGLQIGLLNYAENGVVKILPLINFKRSF, from the coding sequence ATGGGTTTCAAAAAAATAGGCATGGCAATACTAGTCACTTTAAGTCTAAGCCAAACAGCGGTCGCCAATGAGGTGCCAGCACAATTTTCCACGGTCGGCCTCAATGCACCAAAGAGTCAGGATGTTAATGGTTTCCGTTTCTCATTATTCCATGGTCAAACAGAAAAAGTACAAGGCTTTGATATGGCTGTATTCGGTTTATCTGAAGTCGATAAACTCGACGGCGTAAGTTTTAATTTATTGCTTGGTGCAAGTAAAGTAAACGAGGAATTTTCAGGAGCATCATTTGGTTTATTTAACTGGCATCTAGGTCAAGATACCGGTTTTAACATGGCCCTTGTGAATAATACGAGCCATGTAAAAGGCGTCAATTTAGCCATGGTTAATTTATCAAAAACAGTGGCTGGCGCCAATATAGGCTTAATTAACTATAGCGACCGGTTATCTCTTGTTGATTTTGGTGTGATGAATTATGCGAAAACGACTAAGTTTCAATTTGGTCTGTTCAACGTAACAGAAAACTTACAAGGTTTACAGATTGGTTTATTAAACTATGCTGAAAATGGGGTGGTAAAAATATTACCCCTAATCAATTTTAAGCGATCATTTTAG
- a CDS encoding accessory factor UbiK family protein: MIKPQKLEEIAKQIHDSLPTGVKSLGTEVEKKIHQVLQSQLNKLDLVNREEFEVQTKVLLRTREKLAALEARLTELEK, encoded by the coding sequence ATGATCAAGCCACAAAAATTAGAAGAAATCGCGAAGCAAATACATGACTCACTACCAACGGGTGTCAAATCGTTAGGTACCGAAGTAGAAAAAAAGATCCATCAAGTATTGCAATCACAACTAAACAAGCTTGATCTGGTTAACCGTGAAGAGTTTGAAGTACAAACCAAAGTACTATTGCGTACGCGTGAAAAATTAGCAGCACTAGAAGCACGTTTAACAGAACTAGAAAAATAG
- a CDS encoding 23S rRNA (adenine(2030)-N(6))-methyltransferase RlmJ, producing MLSYRHSFHAGNFADVLKHTVEVLILEALKQKDTPFIYHDTHSAAGRYSLSSAHSEKTAEYVDGIARIWQQGEVPAPLIPYLNMIKQLNNTSTLKHYPGSPLVARLLLREQDRMQMTELHPADVKLLEQEFAGDRQARVYKKDAYEGLKSLLPGRNKRGLVLLDPSYEIKTEYRQVVQEIAQTYRRFATGTYALWYPVIERRTIDRLMRDFVGTGIKKILVIELCVKGDTEERGMTGTGMVVINPPWKLVAQMEELLPWLTEELAQDKNAFFRLEWLVPE from the coding sequence ATGCTGAGCTATCGCCACAGCTTTCACGCTGGCAACTTTGCTGATGTACTTAAACACACGGTTGAAGTATTGATTTTAGAAGCGTTAAAACAAAAGGATACGCCTTTTATTTATCACGATACCCATTCTGCCGCGGGTCGTTATAGCTTATCGAGTGCACATTCAGAAAAAACAGCTGAATACGTTGATGGTATCGCTCGAATTTGGCAACAAGGTGAAGTACCTGCGCCATTAATCCCTTATTTAAATATGATTAAGCAGTTAAATAACACGTCTACCCTGAAGCATTACCCGGGATCACCATTAGTTGCGCGTTTATTATTACGTGAACAAGATCGTATGCAAATGACGGAATTACACCCTGCGGATGTAAAATTATTAGAGCAAGAGTTTGCTGGTGATCGTCAAGCGCGCGTGTACAAGAAAGATGCTTATGAAGGGCTGAAATCCTTGCTACCTGGACGCAATAAACGTGGTTTAGTACTGCTTGATCCATCTTATGAAATCAAAACTGAGTACCGTCAGGTAGTGCAGGAGATCGCACAGACTTACCGCCGTTTTGCAACAGGCACTTATGCACTTTGGTATCCGGTTATTGAACGTCGCACTATTGATCGGCTTATGCGTGACTTTGTTGGCACCGGCATTAAAAAGATTTTAGTGATCGAATTATGCGTAAAAGGTGATACTGAAGAACGTGGTATGACTGGTACAGGTATGGTTGTCATTAATCCACCGTGGAAATTGGTTGCTCAAATGGAAGAGTTACTGCCTTGGCTAACGGAAGAATTAGCGCAAGATAAAAACGCATTTTTCCGCCTTGAATGGTTAGTTCCAGAATAA
- the ilvA gene encoding threonine ammonia-lyase, biosynthetic produces MDDRVTNNEPQQPQSQLTASEYLCKILLSPVYEAAVVTPLQPLTKLSERLGNSILLKREDRQPVHSFKLRGAFNKLVQLSEEQKLRGVVAASAGNHAQGVALSAKKLGIKAIIVMPVITPDIKVSAVRGFGADVCLYGDSFDEASNHAKKLSAEEGYTLIPPFDDPDVIAGQGTIARELLEQNSHLDYIFVPVGGGGLAAGIAVYIKQLKPSIKVIGVEPRDSACLRAALDAGEPVTLDRVGIFADGVAVKRIGTETFRLCNEFIDDVITVSSDEICAALKDIFEDTRAIAEPSGALALAGLKKYSELNGLRDKNMASILSGANVNFHSLRYVSERSEYGEKKEAVLAVTIPERPGAFLKFCELIGNRAVTEFNYRYSNRAAANIFVGLRTPQGTAELATVIKQLEDAKYPVVDLSEDEMAKQHVRYMVGGRPAEDLQERLFSFEFPEHPGALQKFLLTLGMNWNITLFHYRNHGAAYGRVLTGFELPDGEMKAFSAYLVKLGYQYKEETNNPAYKFFLAH; encoded by the coding sequence ATGGATGATCGAGTGACAAATAACGAGCCCCAACAACCCCAATCACAACTTACAGCAAGTGAATACTTATGTAAGATCCTGTTATCACCGGTTTATGAAGCTGCAGTGGTCACCCCGTTACAACCATTAACAAAATTATCTGAACGTTTGGGTAATAGTATTCTTCTTAAACGTGAAGATCGTCAACCCGTGCACTCGTTTAAATTACGCGGTGCATTTAATAAATTGGTGCAATTATCTGAAGAACAAAAATTACGCGGTGTCGTTGCTGCTTCTGCAGGCAATCATGCCCAAGGTGTTGCGCTGTCTGCGAAGAAACTGGGTATTAAAGCCATCATTGTGATGCCAGTTATTACCCCTGATATTAAAGTGAGTGCGGTGCGTGGTTTTGGTGCCGACGTTTGTTTATATGGCGATAGTTTTGATGAAGCATCAAATCATGCTAAGAAACTTTCAGCAGAAGAAGGTTATACCTTGATCCCACCGTTTGATGATCCGGATGTGATCGCGGGGCAAGGTACTATTGCGCGTGAATTGCTAGAACAAAATTCCCATTTAGATTATATTTTTGTACCTGTTGGCGGCGGTGGTCTTGCTGCGGGTATTGCTGTGTATATCAAACAATTAAAACCATCAATTAAAGTGATCGGTGTTGAGCCGCGAGACTCAGCCTGTTTACGCGCGGCATTAGATGCGGGTGAACCCGTTACGCTTGACCGTGTGGGTATTTTCGCCGATGGTGTGGCGGTAAAGCGGATTGGTACTGAAACATTCCGCCTTTGTAATGAATTTATCGATGATGTTATCACGGTGAGCAGTGATGAGATCTGTGCGGCGTTAAAAGATATTTTTGAAGATACCCGTGCAATTGCAGAACCATCGGGCGCATTAGCGCTGGCGGGATTAAAAAAATATTCTGAATTAAACGGTTTACGTGATAAGAACATGGCGTCGATCTTAAGTGGTGCGAATGTTAACTTCCACTCATTACGTTATGTATCAGAGCGTAGTGAATATGGAGAGAAGAAGGAAGCGGTGCTTGCGGTGACTATCCCTGAACGTCCTGGTGCATTCTTGAAGTTCTGTGAATTAATAGGCAATCGCGCCGTGACTGAATTTAACTACCGTTATTCTAATCGTGCCGCGGCAAATATTTTTGTCGGCTTACGTACACCGCAAGGTACTGCGGAATTAGCGACCGTCATTAAACAGCTGGAAGATGCAAAATATCCAGTGGTTGATTTATCTGAAGATGAAATGGCCAAACAGCATGTACGTTATATGGTTGGAGGCCGTCCTGCTGAAGACTTGCAAGAACGTTTGTTTAGCTTTGAATTCCCTGAACATCCGGGAGCATTACAAAAATTTCTATTAACCCTAGGTATGAATTGGAATATTACCTTATTTCATTATCGTAACCATGGTGCTGCTTATGGTCGAGTATTAACGGGTTTTGAGCTACCAGATGGAGAGATGAAAGCTTTTTCAGCATATTTAGTTAAGTTGGGTTATCAATATAAAGAAGAAACTAACAATCCTGCGTATAAGTTTTTTCTTGCGCACTAG
- a CDS encoding potassium channel family protein translates to MYISRLISLALRKLTAELRWANLFFIFCSYLAVVWGLLWLAGESTLIEPLTFFYYTVVVISTVGFGDLSPTTAHGQLVVALVQIPFGLLIFGAAIGKTTQAIVALARKGMNGKKDFSTYSDHILILGWRAHRTKRILDLILADKKRYKRKIILCVERDMNHPFPQLLDVEFAKLESFTDRDELARIAIAQASSIIVDGENDEMTLSMALSASSHASKQAHISAYFHEESKADLLRAHCPNVECASSRHAEILVRTMQSPGASIVHEQLFSTLDEATLYCLTLENAPEMTVGDIFQPLREKYSMTLMAIADDEKGTGFKLNPAMETQLRCGQVLHYIANERIRKHEINWVDVLLLKIDK, encoded by the coding sequence ATGTATATATCTAGATTAATTAGCCTAGCGTTACGCAAGCTCACTGCTGAACTGCGTTGGGCGAATCTATTTTTTATTTTTTGTAGTTATTTAGCTGTCGTATGGGGATTGTTATGGTTAGCGGGTGAAAGCACGTTAATTGAACCGCTGACATTTTTCTATTACACCGTCGTGGTGATTAGCACGGTTGGTTTTGGTGATTTATCACCGACGACAGCACATGGTCAACTTGTTGTCGCTTTGGTACAGATCCCTTTTGGGTTATTAATTTTTGGTGCCGCGATTGGTAAAACCACGCAAGCAATCGTGGCACTAGCAAGGAAAGGTATGAACGGAAAAAAAGATTTTAGTACTTATAGCGACCATATTTTAATTTTAGGCTGGCGTGCGCATCGCACTAAACGGATTTTAGATCTGATTCTTGCCGATAAAAAGCGGTATAAACGCAAGATAATTTTGTGTGTAGAGCGTGATATGAACCATCCGTTTCCACAACTGCTGGATGTGGAGTTTGCCAAACTAGAATCTTTCACCGATCGTGATGAATTAGCGCGTATTGCGATCGCACAGGCGAGTTCTATTATTGTTGATGGTGAAAATGATGAAATGACGCTATCGATGGCATTAAGTGCTTCATCACATGCCTCAAAACAGGCGCATATCAGTGCTTATTTTCATGAGGAAAGTAAAGCTGATCTGCTGCGTGCACATTGTCCCAATGTCGAATGTGCAAGTTCACGCCATGCCGAAATTTTAGTACGAACGATGCAATCGCCCGGTGCCAGTATTGTCCATGAACAATTGTTTTCTACGCTTGATGAAGCAACATTATATTGCTTAACATTAGAGAATGCGCCGGAAATGACGGTGGGTGATATCTTTCAGCCTCTGCGAGAGAAATATAGCATGACGCTGATGGCAATTGCTGACGATGAAAAAGGCACTGGGTTTAAATTAAATCCGGCCATGGAAACACAGCTTCGGTGTGGACAGGTATTACATTATATCGCCAATGAACGTATCCGTAAGCACGAGATAAATTGGGTCGATGTATTATTGCTAAAAATAGATAAGTAG
- a CDS encoding alpha/beta fold hydrolase yields the protein MKQWIAEKLSAQGFVAEGLPSKYIGGEGEHLVFFHANGFPPAMYQQMLQPLTDEYKVSAVYQRPLWPLPVPDDFDNWRLMIDDACRFVAAQPEPITLVGHSMGGLISLICAVREPEKVKQLILLDPVILAPHMIWVMRNLPYCLRKRLPLVEKTLRRQNTFSNIQQGFDFHRKVRGFKNISDSVLADYMAEGLYETDDGFKLSYSREWEATIYQTIPWAWSSIKSLTTNTVVFRGHDSDTLSTETVARLLRKQPHIKLVEVDGGHLFPLEQPLKTAELIRQHLAINKH from the coding sequence ATGAAGCAATGGATCGCAGAAAAATTATCAGCACAGGGCTTTGTCGCTGAAGGATTACCCTCTAAATATATAGGTGGGGAAGGAGAGCATTTGGTATTTTTTCATGCCAATGGTTTTCCGCCCGCTATGTATCAACAAATGTTACAACCACTTACCGATGAATATAAAGTCAGCGCCGTTTACCAGCGTCCGTTATGGCCATTACCGGTTCCGGATGATTTTGATAATTGGCGATTAATGATCGATGACGCTTGCCGTTTTGTTGCCGCGCAACCTGAGCCTATTACCTTAGTCGGCCATTCGATGGGTGGTTTGATTAGTCTCATTTGTGCGGTACGCGAACCTGAAAAAGTCAAACAACTGATTCTCCTTGACCCGGTTATTTTGGCTCCTCATATGATTTGGGTTATGCGTAATTTACCTTACTGCTTACGTAAAAGATTACCACTGGTCGAAAAAACATTAAGACGTCAAAATACATTTTCTAATATTCAGCAAGGTTTTGATTTTCACCGTAAAGTACGTGGTTTTAAAAATATTTCTGACAGTGTATTAGCTGATTACATGGCCGAAGGTTTGTACGAAACCGACGACGGGTTTAAACTTAGCTATAGTCGAGAATGGGAAGCAACCATTTATCAGACGATACCTTGGGCTTGGTCGAGCATTAAAAGCTTAACCACAAATACAGTGGTGTTCAGAGGTCATGATTCTGATACGTTATCGACAGAAACCGTCGCTCGATTATTACGTAAGCAGCCACACATTAAATTGGTTGAAGTGGACGGTGGGCATTTGTTCCCGTTAGAGCAACCGTTGAAAACGGCTGAGCTTATTCGCCAGCACTTAGCCATTAATAAGCATTAG
- a CDS encoding dicarboxylate/amino acid:cation symporter, whose protein sequence is MDKSLSSKIFISLFVGLLLGTIVQYGFGAGSFLDTYFVGAATAVGTMFVSLIKLMVVPLVFISIVCGVCELKDIKSFGRLGGKTFFLYLANTAIAITVALIVAMIVQPGVGANLAELGGTAVHLTSTETPDIGQMIVNIVPSNPIQAFASGDMLQIIFMAIITGLAIQALDKKGGPAVNAFQIANDIMMKLVSLIMSFAPFGVFALMIQLGATLDGATLASVASYVGLVVALLLVWILIVYPLAVWATTGIRPATFRRQVREQFLFSLSTASSNATIPVTMRTLTDKIGVSKTVAGFGVPLGATMNMSGVSIYISIATVFAANAYGTPLQVTDMFTMGLTILLLSVGAGGVPGGGIVMIGVLLTQLGLPVEALAIIAAVDRINDMFCTSANVIGDTAVNTIVAKSEGELNLEIAHASEETNTVAQTA, encoded by the coding sequence ATGGATAAATCACTAAGTTCGAAAATATTTATATCCCTGTTTGTGGGCTTGTTACTGGGTACTATCGTTCAGTATGGCTTTGGTGCAGGATCGTTCCTTGATACATATTTTGTCGGTGCAGCTACTGCAGTCGGTACTATGTTTGTATCACTGATTAAATTAATGGTTGTGCCATTAGTTTTCATCTCTATTGTATGTGGTGTATGTGAACTGAAAGACATTAAAAGTTTTGGTCGCTTAGGTGGTAAAACGTTCTTCCTTTACCTCGCTAATACAGCAATCGCAATCACAGTTGCACTTATTGTGGCAATGATTGTTCAACCAGGTGTTGGTGCTAACCTTGCTGAATTAGGTGGTACTGCGGTACATCTAACATCAACAGAAACACCTGATATTGGTCAAATGATTGTTAACATCGTACCAAGTAACCCGATACAAGCATTTGCTTCTGGTGACATGTTACAAATCATCTTCATGGCAATCATCACTGGTCTGGCAATTCAAGCACTAGACAAAAAAGGTGGTCCAGCGGTTAATGCATTCCAAATCGCGAATGACATCATGATGAAACTTGTTAGCCTAATCATGAGCTTTGCCCCGTTTGGTGTATTCGCGTTAATGATTCAATTAGGTGCGACGCTTGATGGCGCAACGCTCGCTTCAGTAGCGAGTTACGTGGGTCTGGTTGTAGCATTGCTTTTAGTATGGATCTTAATTGTATACCCACTAGCGGTATGGGCAACAACGGGTATCCGTCCAGCTACATTCCGTCGCCAAGTTCGTGAACAGTTCCTATTTTCACTATCGACAGCAAGCTCAAACGCAACAATCCCGGTAACTATGCGTACCCTTACGGATAAGATTGGTGTATCGAAAACAGTTGCGGGTTTTGGTGTTCCATTGGGCGCTACAATGAACATGTCTGGTGTATCTATCTACATCTCAATTGCGACAGTATTTGCTGCCAACGCATACGGCACACCACTGCAAGTTACTGATATGTTCACTATGGGGCTAACTATCCTACTACTATCTGTTGGCGCAGGTGGTGTACCTGGTGGCGGTATCGTGATGATCGGTGTGTTACTAACACAACTTGGTCTACCTGTTGAAGCACTCGCTATTATTGCTGCGGTTGACCGTATCAATGATATGTTCTGTACTTCTGCTAACGTAATCGGTGATACAGCGGTTAATACGATTGTTGCTAAGAGTGAGGGTGAACTAAACCTTGAAATAGCACATGCATCTGAAGAAACAAATACAGTAGCTCAAACAGCGTAA
- the ilvC gene encoding ketol-acid reductoisomerase → MANYFNTLNLRQQLEQLGKCRFMDRSEFADGCNFIKDWSIVIVGCGAQGLNQGLNMRDSGLNISYALRAAAITEKRQSFLNASENGFVVDTYENLIPQADLVLNLTPDKQHSNVVETIMPLMKQGSTLSYSHGFNIVEEGMQVREDITVVMVAPKCPGSEVREEYKRGFGVPTLIAVHPENDPKGNGLAIAKAYASATGGDRAGVLESSFVAEVKSDLMGEQTILCGMLQTGAILAFDKMVADGKSPAYAGKLIQFGWETITEALKYGGITNMMDRLSNPAKLKAFDMAEEMKTTLRPLFEKHMDDIITGHFSSTMMTDWKNDDVNLLKWRKETGETAFENYPESDIVIDEQEFFDNGTLFVAMIKTGVELAFESMVASGIVDESAYYESLHETPLIANTIARKRLYEMNVVISDTAEYGCYLFAHEAGPQLREYVNALPTELMGSAFSAESNGVDNARLIEVNDEIRNHPVEAIGKKLRGYMSDMKKIVG, encoded by the coding sequence ATGGCTAATTATTTTAACACTTTAAACTTACGCCAGCAGTTAGAGCAACTTGGTAAATGTCGTTTTATGGATCGCAGTGAGTTTGCTGACGGTTGTAACTTCATTAAAGACTGGTCAATTGTTATTGTGGGTTGTGGTGCACAAGGCCTAAACCAAGGTCTAAACATGCGTGACTCGGGTCTTAACATTTCTTATGCATTACGTGCTGCGGCGATTACAGAAAAACGTCAGTCATTCTTAAATGCATCAGAAAATGGTTTCGTTGTTGATACTTATGAGAATTTGATCCCACAAGCAGACCTAGTTCTTAACCTTACACCTGATAAGCAGCATTCGAATGTAGTTGAAACTATCATGCCGCTAATGAAGCAAGGTTCAACGCTGTCTTATTCTCACGGTTTCAATATCGTTGAAGAAGGTATGCAAGTACGTGAAGACATTACTGTAGTAATGGTTGCGCCTAAGTGCCCAGGTTCTGAAGTTCGTGAAGAATACAAACGTGGTTTTGGTGTACCGACACTGATCGCTGTTCACCCTGAAAATGATCCTAAAGGCAATGGCCTAGCAATTGCAAAAGCATACGCTTCTGCAACGGGTGGCGATCGCGCGGGTGTACTTGAGTCTTCGTTTGTTGCTGAAGTTAAATCTGACCTGATGGGTGAGCAAACTATCCTATGTGGTATGTTACAAACCGGTGCAATTCTTGCGTTTGACAAAATGGTTGCTGACGGTAAATCACCAGCATACGCAGGTAAACTAATTCAGTTCGGTTGGGAAACCATCACTGAAGCACTTAAGTATGGCGGTATCACGAACATGATGGATCGCCTATCGAACCCTGCAAAACTTAAAGCATTCGATATGGCTGAAGAAATGAAAACAACACTTCGCCCATTATTCGAAAAGCACATGGATGACATCATTACGGGTCATTTCTCATCAACGATGATGACTGACTGGAAAAATGATGATGTGAACCTACTTAAATGGCGTAAAGAGACTGGCGAAACTGCCTTTGAGAATTACCCTGAATCAGACATCGTGATTGACGAGCAAGAGTTCTTCGACAACGGTACATTATTCGTTGCTATGATTAAAACGGGTGTTGAACTTGCGTTTGAAAGCATGGTCGCATCAGGTATCGTTGATGAGTCTGCATACTATGAATCACTACATGAAACGCCGCTAATTGCGAACACAATTGCCCGTAAGCGTTTATATGAAATGAACGTTGTTATTTCTGATACAGCTGAATACGGTTGTTACCTGTTTGCTCACGAAGCGGGACCACAACTACGTGAATACGTAAATGCATTACCAACTGAACTAATGGGTTCTGCATTCTCTGCTGAATCAAACGGCGTTGATAATGCGCGTTTAATCGAAGTTAACGACGAAATTCGTAATCACCCTGTAGAAGCTATCGGTAAGAAATTACGTGGTTACATGTCAGACATGAAGAAAATTGTTGGCTAA
- a CDS encoding RidA family protein, producing the protein MNNIIIKASRNTETAPQNTLSTQTVAFSHYNNISAQLPLDPNTGEIVVGNIKDQIKQCLTNIKAIVESTDHVMDDVIKLTIFLKNISDMDAVDEVYATFFQSYLPTRTTVAVAALPMNDALVQIEALISNGEGTVPQAPCDLIKLARNTENAPISATSTQTVAFSHYNNISSQLPIDVKTGELVAGGIKEQASQCLNNIKAILESINHDMSDIVKTTIFLKNIADVEAVNEVCAKFFPSYVPARSVVNASDLPMDALIQIDTSVSHGDGTPPQRPEDTRLLVIEASNTENAPKMPYSHTVAFSHYNHVAGQLPLDPKTNSMVTGDVKAQAAQCLNNIKAILESIDHVMDDVVKVNIQLKNIADIDAVNEIYTVFFNNDLPARTVIGVTAIPMDALVQIDAVVSNAESTPPQA; encoded by the coding sequence ATGAATAACATCATCATAAAAGCGTCACGAAACACTGAAACTGCACCACAAAATACACTATCAACACAAACTGTCGCTTTTTCGCATTACAATAATATTTCAGCGCAATTACCGCTAGATCCTAACACCGGTGAAATTGTCGTGGGCAATATAAAAGATCAGATAAAGCAGTGCTTAACGAATATTAAAGCCATTGTAGAAAGTACCGACCATGTGATGGATGATGTAATTAAGCTCACGATCTTCCTGAAAAATATCTCAGATATGGACGCTGTAGACGAAGTTTATGCAACATTCTTCCAAAGCTACCTTCCGACACGGACGACGGTAGCCGTTGCGGCTTTACCTATGAATGATGCTTTAGTACAAATTGAAGCGCTGATTTCCAACGGTGAAGGTACTGTGCCACAAGCTCCTTGCGATCTTATAAAACTAGCAAGAAATACTGAAAATGCGCCAATAAGTGCGACCTCTACACAAACTGTCGCTTTTTCTCATTACAACAATATTTCATCTCAGTTACCTATCGATGTAAAGACCGGTGAATTGGTAGCAGGTGGTATAAAAGAGCAGGCATCACAGTGCTTAAACAACATCAAAGCCATTTTAGAAAGCATTAACCATGATATGAGTGATATAGTTAAAACCACTATATTCCTTAAAAACATCGCAGATGTTGAAGCTGTCAACGAAGTTTGTGCCAAGTTTTTCCCAAGCTATGTACCTGCACGATCAGTAGTTAACGCTTCCGATTTACCTATGGACGCTTTGATACAAATTGATACATCGGTGTCACACGGAGATGGTACTCCACCACAACGTCCTGAAGACACTCGTTTGCTAGTTATAGAAGCAAGCAATACAGAAAATGCACCTAAAATGCCATATTCACACACAGTCGCGTTTTCTCATTACAATCATGTTGCAGGTCAATTGCCTTTAGATCCAAAAACCAATTCAATGGTAACTGGAGATGTGAAAGCACAGGCTGCGCAATGCTTAAACAACATTAAAGCAATTCTAGAAAGTATTGATCACGTTATGGACGATGTCGTTAAAGTAAATATCCAACTTAAAAATATCGCAGACATTGATGCTGTAAATGAAATTTACACAGTATTCTTTAACAACGATCTTCCAGCAAGAACAGTAATTGGCGTTACAGCTATCCCTATGGATGCTTTGGTACAAATTGATGCTGTTGTTTCTAACGCTGAAAGTACACCACCACAAGCATAA
- the ilvY gene encoding HTH-type transcriptional activator IlvY — protein MDIRSLQLFLHLATTLHFGKTAEAMHVSTSTLTRTMQRLEEAVGSQIFARDNRSVALTESGKRLQSFAQQTLENWTQLKADLNNHSGELDGELTIFCSVTAAYSHLPPILDKFRLLHPNVELKLITGDAAMGMQLVDEERIDIAIAAHPDQISNRLKFVEIAKVPLSIITPVISCQVQQQIMQDNINWNAVPFILPEHGPARKRIDKWFKQMKIKPSIYATVAGHEAIVSMVALGLGVGIAPAVVVDNSPVRDRVLTFENSNTIDPFDLGLCCQRKRFDEPSIAAFFSMINH, from the coding sequence ATGGATATTCGTTCACTACAACTTTTTTTACATTTAGCGACCACTTTACATTTCGGGAAAACGGCAGAAGCGATGCATGTCAGTACATCAACACTGACCCGCACCATGCAGCGTTTAGAAGAAGCGGTTGGCAGCCAAATATTCGCCCGAGATAATCGCTCAGTTGCATTAACTGAAAGTGGGAAACGACTACAAAGCTTCGCCCAACAAACTCTCGAAAACTGGACACAACTGAAAGCAGACCTGAATAATCACAGCGGCGAACTTGATGGTGAGCTTACAATTTTCTGCTCAGTGACCGCTGCCTATAGTCATTTACCACCAATTCTCGATAAATTCCGCTTATTGCACCCCAATGTTGAACTAAAACTGATTACCGGAGATGCAGCGATGGGCATGCAACTGGTTGATGAAGAAAGAATTGATATTGCCATTGCTGCACATCCAGACCAAATATCGAATCGATTAAAATTTGTCGAGATTGCAAAAGTACCGCTATCAATCATAACCCCGGTGATTTCCTGCCAAGTTCAACAGCAAATTATGCAAGATAATATTAATTGGAATGCCGTGCCTTTTATCTTACCTGAGCACGGGCCAGCACGTAAACGAATTGATAAATGGTTTAAACAAATGAAAATCAAGCCGAGTATTTATGCCACGGTTGCGGGTCATGAAGCCATTGTCAGTATGGTAGCATTAGGACTTGGGGTCGGTATTGCCCCCGCAGTTGTCGTTGATAACAGTCCCGTCAGAGACCGTGTATTAACCTTCGAAAACAGTAATACAATAGATCCATTCGATCTCGGTTTATGCTGCCAGCGAAAACGCTTTGACGAACCTTCGATTGCAGCCTTTTTTAGTATGATTAATCATTGA